ATGGCTCAGTGCTGCATCAACCCCAGCATCCTCTCCGCCGACTTCGTCAACCTCGAGGCCGAGCTGCGCAGAATCAGCAATGCTGACGCGGTCCACGTAGACGTCATGGACAACCACTTTGTGCCGAACCTGACCCTCGGCCTGCCGGTGGTCCAGCGCATACAGGCGGTCAGCCCGGTGCCGCTTGACGCGCACCTGATGATCGCCGACGCCGACCGTTGGGCGCCCGCCTACGCCGACGCCGGCCTCGCCTCCGTGACGTTCCACGTCGAAGCCTCCATCGCGCCGATCAAACTGGCGCGGGAACTGCGGGCACGGGGGGCGAAGGCCGGCATGGCCCTGCGCCCGGGCACCCCGGTGGAGCCCTACCTGGACATGCTGTCGGAACTGGACCTGTTGCTGATCATGACCGTGGAACCGGGTTTTGGCGGCCAGTCGTTCCTTGACCTGACGCTCCCCAAAATCAGGCGTGCGCGGGCAGCCATCGACGGATCGGGCACCGGGGTGGCCCTCCAGGTTGACGGCGGCATCACCGAGGAGACCATTGTCCGGGCCGCCGAGGCTGGAGCCAACGTTTTCGTTGCAGGCTCCGCCGTGTACGGTGCGGACGATCCCGCAGCAGCGATCGACCGACTCAGGGCAGCCGGATCGCGCCCGCTTTCAGCCGGAGCGGGCGCTGTCTCGGAATCATGACGGCGTCTGACGGGAATAGCAGGACCAGTCACTCAGTTGTGACAGAATAACAACACACATTACGTGCTCCGGGGTCGGTGTAAGTCCGAACCGGCGGTGACAGTCCGCGACCCGCGAGCCGGCACAGGTCCTTTCCAGGAACTGGTCCGGCGGACGGTTGAACCGGTGAAATTCCGGTACCGACAGTTAAAGTCTGGATGAGAGAAGCACGTACAGCTGTTACTGCAGCGCCCCTTGGGCGGTGCGGTATTTGCGCTGTCGTATACCCCCGGAGCCAAATCGGTTCTCGAGGGAAGGAACGACGAACGCTTTGACGCCGCAGACAACAGGCATGTTCAGCGCCACCGAGATCGATGCCATGGAGGCCGCGCTCGATGCGGCGCTGCAGGGTCCCCGAGGGGCTAACCCGCTGGTGGGGGCTGTCATCATCGGACCCGACGGCCGGCAGCTCGTGACCGGATACCACCGCGGCGCCGGGACGGCCCACGCGGAGGCTGACGCCATTGCGCAGGCCGCCATGAAAGGCATCGACCTTGCGGGGTCCACCATGGTGGTCACTTTGGAACCCTGCAACCACTGCGGCCGGACCGGGCCGTGCGCCCAGGCAATCATCGACGCCGGAATCGCGTCCGTGGTCTACGCCGTGGACGATCCCCACGACCCCGCCGCCGGAGGAGCCGCAACGCTCCGCGCCGCGGGCGTCGGCGTGAAGTCGGGGCTGTCCGCGCGGGCGGCATTCGAGCTGAACCAAAGGTGGTTTGAAGCCGTCCTGGCCAAACGCCCGTTCGTCACGCTCCACATCGCCCAGACCCTGGACAGCCGCATCGCAGCAGCGGACGGCACCAGCCAGTGGATCTCCAGCCCGGAATCCCTCGCGGACAACCACGGACTCCGCGGCCGGGTGGACGCCATCCTGGTGGGCACGCAAACGCTCCTGGTGGATAATCCGCGGCTCACGGCCCGGGATCCTTCAGGCGAGACGGCAGGCAGCCAACCACTGCGGGCGGTCATGGGCCTGCGCGGGATTCCCGCGGAGGCTGCCATTCATGGGGACGACGGCCGGGTCCTCCACCTGCCCACCCGCGACCCGCGCGAAGCCCTGGAGCAGCTCTTCGCCGCCGGCGTCCGGCACGTCATGGTGGAAGGCGGATCGCGGATCCTTAGCGCGTTCCTCGCGGCCGGCCTCGTGGACGAGCTGATCGTCTACCTGGCGCCCACCCTGCTGGGTTCCGGCACTCCGGCGCTTGGCGACCTTGGCATCACCACCCTGACGGAGGCCCAGGCCTGGGAATGGGATCAGGCGTCCGGGGGAGCCGTGCAAACGCTCGGCAGGGACCTCAGGCTTCACCTCTTCCCCGGGCACACCGAACCCGCCGGCCGGCACGCCGACGCCGGTACCGAACTGTCTTCATCCGAAATCCACCCACCCGAATCCTTACCGCACCGCAATGGCGCGGGCACAGCCACAGGAGGCCACTGATGTTTACCGGAATTATTGCCGAACAGGGCAGGGTGCTGTCCGTTGAACGCAACGGCGACGTCAGCGCCACTGTGCGTTTGCATGCGCCCGGAAGCACTGAAGGACTCACCCTCGGCGGTTCGATCGCCGTCAACGGAGTGTGCCTGACCGCCACAGCGATTGACGGCAAGGACTTCAGCGTTGACGTCATGGGCGAGACCCTGGTGCGGAGCACCATCGGCGAGCTCGACGCCGGCGATTCCGTGAACCTGGAACGCTGCGTTCCGGCCGGCGGACGCCTGGACGGCCACGTTGTCCAAGGACACGTGGACGGAGTCGGGGAACTGCTCGAACGCGAGGCGCTGGGCAACTGGGACCGGCTGCGGTTCGCGGTTCCCGTGCGGCTGGCGAGGTACATCGCCGAGAAGGGCTCCATCGCCGTCGACGGCGTCTCCCTCACGGTCACCGCGGTCAGCGACGCCTCGGAATCCGCGCCGTGGTTCGAGGTGGGCCTCATTCCCACCACGCTGGCCGACACCGGACTGGGGGCCAAGAGCACCGGCAGCAAGGTCAACCTGGAAGTTGACGTGCTGGCGAAGTACACCGAACGCCTGCTCGCCTTCGCCGGCGGCGCCGCCACCGGCACTGCCACAGCCGGACTGGGGGACGCGAAGTGAACCAGCTCAAGCACACCCCCGAAGTCCACACTCCGGAACTGCGCGCTCCCGAACTGCACACTCCCGACGTGCATGCCGAAGGACTCCCGGCTGGGGCCAGGACCGGCCTTGACCGGATCGAAGACGCCGTCCGCGCAATGGCTGCCGGCCTTCCGGTCCTGGTGGTGGACAACGAGGACCGCGAAAACGAGGGCGACATCATTTTCGCCGCCCAGCATGCCACCCCCGCCCTGATGGGCTGGACGGTCCGGTACAGCTCCGGGGTGATCTGCGTGCCGCTCGACGGCGCCCGGGCCGACGCCCTGCTGCTGCCGCCGATGGTTGAAGTCAACGAGGACTCCAAGGGCACCGCGTACACGGTGTCCTGCGATGCCGCCGTCGGAGTCAGCACCGGAATCTCCGCAACGGACCGGGCCCTCACGGCCCGCGTGCTGGCGGACCCCGGGAGCCGTCCGGGATCGATCACCCGCCCCGGGCATGTTTTCCCGCTTCGGGCCGTTAACGGTGGAGTGCGTGAACGTCCGGGCCACACCGAAGCGGCCGTGGACCTGTGCCGGCTGGCCGGATTGGAACCTGTGGGCGTGATCGCGGAGGTTGTGTACGACAACGGAGAGATGATGCGACTGGACGGTCTTCGCGGCTTTGCTGCAGAACACGGTTGCCCCCTGATCTCAATCGAAGACCTGGTGGCCTACCTTGAAGCAGCGCAGCCCGGCGGGCAGGCAACGGTCCCGGCAGGGAAAGAGGAGATACGATGACGGCTTCAGAGGCACGAAACGACGTAAGGGCCGGCCGCGGGACGCACCCTGTGAGCGGCGGGCCCATTGTCCAGCTGCCCAGCGAATTCGGGGACTTCGTGGCGCAGGCGTGGACGGACCTGGTCACCGGCGCCGAGCACCTCGCGGTCAGTTCACCTCTTCCGCCTGTGCACGGCAAGGCCCCGCTGGTGCGACTGCACTCGGAATGCCTGACCGGAGACGTCTTTGGCTCCTACCGCTGCGATTGCGGCGAACAGCTGGCCTACGCCCTCGAGAAGATCAGCGAGGAAGGCGGCACCCTGCTGTACCTGCGCGGACAGGAAGGCCGCGGCATCGGCCTGGCCAACAAGATCAAGGCCTATGCCCTGCAGGAAGCCGGCTTCGACACCGTGGAAGCCAACGAGCAGCTGGGCCTGCCGGTTGATGCGCGCTGCTACAAGGCCGCGGCCCAGATCCTGGCCGAGCTGGGACTTCATGAAGTCCGCCTGCTGAGCAACAACCCGGACAAGCAGAACCGGCTGGCGGACGCCGGTGTCACGGTAGTGGAAATGATTCCCACCGAGGTTCCCTCGCGCGAACAGAACATCCGCTACCTGCAGACCAAAAAGGACCGGATGGACCACCGGCTCGTCCTGGATACCCAGGCGGCGGAACCGGTGACGGCGCTGCCGTCGCCCGGCCAGGGTCCCTTCCAGCACGAACAAGACTAAGTCAGTACTGACAAGCCTGACCAAAAGAAACGAACCAGGAGACATTAGATGAGTGGACACGGCGCACCGGAGATTGACCTCACAACCCTCAACCCGGAGGAGACGTCACAGCTGAAGCTGGCCATCGTGGCTGCCAGCTGGCACACCCAAATCATGGACGGGCTGCTGGACGGCGCCCTCCGCGCCGCGAAGGACGCCGGCATCAGCGAACCCACCGTGCTGCGGGTTCCGGGCAGCTTCGAGCTCCCCGTGGCCGCTGCCCGGCTTGCCAAGCACTTCGACGCCGTCGTGGCGCTCGGCGTCGTAATCCGCGGCGGAACCCCGCACTTCGAATACGTCTGTGAGGCGGCCACAATGGGCCTGACGGACGTCAGCGTCAACACCGGCGTGCCAGTTGGCTTCGGCGTCCTCACGTGCGATACCGAACAGCAGGGCCTGGACCGCGCCGGCCTGCCCGGTTCCTCGGAGGACAAGGGCCACGAGGCCGTTACCGCAGCTCTTGCCACCGCCGTGACCCTGAAGCAGTACAGCTAAGGGACCCCTTGCTTGCTCCGGTCCTGTGTTGCTGTTGGTTGCAGTGTCTTGCCTCACATCCACGCCGTCATGGAACGGCCCGAGAGGCGGGGTCAGGCCCGGAGCAAGTAGGCTGGAGGGCGTGAAGAATTTCGAGACGCTGTTCGCAGAACTGAGTGAGAAGGCAGCCACCCGCCCGGCAGGCTCCCGCACCGTCGCAGAATTGGAGTCCGGAGTCCACGGCATCGGCAAGAAGGTCGTGGAGGAAGCCGCCGAAGTGTGGATGGCTGCCGAGTACGAATCCGATGAAGCGGCAGCCGAGGAGATCTCCCAGCTCCTGTACCACCTGCAGGTTCTGATGCTCGCCAAAGGACTCACCCTGGAAGACGTCTACAAGCATCTGTAGCCATGCGCTGCGTGGCCGATTGCCTGTAACCAAAACTTCCTAACCCAGAAAGACCCCCATGCTGCGAGTTGCCGTCCCCAATAAGGGATCCCTGTCCGAAGCGGCTTCGGCCATGCTGTCCGAAGCCGGCTACCGCCAGCGCCGCGATACCCGCGAGCTGGTCATGGTGGATCCTGACAACGAC
This genomic window from Arthrobacter sp. 24S4-2 contains:
- the rpe gene encoding ribulose-phosphate 3-epimerase, which encodes MAQCCINPSILSADFVNLEAELRRISNADAVHVDVMDNHFVPNLTLGLPVVQRIQAVSPVPLDAHLMIADADRWAPAYADAGLASVTFHVEASIAPIKLARELRARGAKAGMALRPGTPVEPYLDMLSELDLLLIMTVEPGFGGQSFLDLTLPKIRRARAAIDGSGTGVALQVDGGITEETIVRAAEAGANVFVAGSAVYGADDPAAAIDRLRAAGSRPLSAGAGAVSES
- the ribD gene encoding bifunctional diaminohydroxyphosphoribosylaminopyrimidine deaminase/5-amino-6-(5-phosphoribosylamino)uracil reductase RibD, with product MFSATEIDAMEAALDAALQGPRGANPLVGAVIIGPDGRQLVTGYHRGAGTAHAEADAIAQAAMKGIDLAGSTMVVTLEPCNHCGRTGPCAQAIIDAGIASVVYAVDDPHDPAAGGAATLRAAGVGVKSGLSARAAFELNQRWFEAVLAKRPFVTLHIAQTLDSRIAAADGTSQWISSPESLADNHGLRGRVDAILVGTQTLLVDNPRLTARDPSGETAGSQPLRAVMGLRGIPAEAAIHGDDGRVLHLPTRDPREALEQLFAAGVRHVMVEGGSRILSAFLAAGLVDELIVYLAPTLLGSGTPALGDLGITTLTEAQAWEWDQASGGAVQTLGRDLRLHLFPGHTEPAGRHADAGTELSSSEIHPPESLPHRNGAGTATGGH
- a CDS encoding riboflavin synthase, producing MFTGIIAEQGRVLSVERNGDVSATVRLHAPGSTEGLTLGGSIAVNGVCLTATAIDGKDFSVDVMGETLVRSTIGELDAGDSVNLERCVPAGGRLDGHVVQGHVDGVGELLEREALGNWDRLRFAVPVRLARYIAEKGSIAVDGVSLTVTAVSDASESAPWFEVGLIPTTLADTGLGAKSTGSKVNLEVDVLAKYTERLLAFAGGAATGTATAGLGDAK
- the ribB gene encoding 3,4-dihydroxy-2-butanone-4-phosphate synthase is translated as MHTPDVHAEGLPAGARTGLDRIEDAVRAMAAGLPVLVVDNEDRENEGDIIFAAQHATPALMGWTVRYSSGVICVPLDGARADALLLPPMVEVNEDSKGTAYTVSCDAAVGVSTGISATDRALTARVLADPGSRPGSITRPGHVFPLRAVNGGVRERPGHTEAAVDLCRLAGLEPVGVIAEVVYDNGEMMRLDGLRGFAAEHGCPLISIEDLVAYLEAAQPGGQATVPAGKEEIR
- the ribA gene encoding GTP cyclohydrolase II; the protein is MTASEARNDVRAGRGTHPVSGGPIVQLPSEFGDFVAQAWTDLVTGAEHLAVSSPLPPVHGKAPLVRLHSECLTGDVFGSYRCDCGEQLAYALEKISEEGGTLLYLRGQEGRGIGLANKIKAYALQEAGFDTVEANEQLGLPVDARCYKAAAQILAELGLHEVRLLSNNPDKQNRLADAGVTVVEMIPTEVPSREQNIRYLQTKKDRMDHRLVLDTQAAEPVTALPSPGQGPFQHEQD
- the ribH gene encoding 6,7-dimethyl-8-ribityllumazine synthase, with amino-acid sequence MSGHGAPEIDLTTLNPEETSQLKLAIVAASWHTQIMDGLLDGALRAAKDAGISEPTVLRVPGSFELPVAAARLAKHFDAVVALGVVIRGGTPHFEYVCEAATMGLTDVSVNTGVPVGFGVLTCDTEQQGLDRAGLPGSSEDKGHEAVTAALATAVTLKQYS
- a CDS encoding phosphoribosyl-ATP diphosphatase; this translates as MKNFETLFAELSEKAATRPAGSRTVAELESGVHGIGKKVVEEAAEVWMAAEYESDEAAAEEISQLLYHLQVLMLAKGLTLEDVYKHL